The sequence ACTTGCGATCGCTAATGTCGATGACAGAGCCGATAAACCCTTTAAACTGCCCCTCGCTGTCAAACCAGGGATTGGCCGCATCGATCGCCCAGTGATAGCTACCATCCCGGTGCCGCAGCCGATATTCCAGCCGAAACCCTTCGCGGCGTTCGTTAGCCCGCAAAAAAACGGTTTTAGACGCCTCGCTATCTTCGGGATGCACCGCATCGAGCCAGCCAAACCCCAATGCTGTTGCCTGGGTTTGCCCCGTAAAGTCATACCAGCCCCGGTTGAGATAGGTGCAGTGGCCGGTTGGGTCGGTCACCCAGATCATGGCGGGTGCGTTATCGGCCATATCGCGGAAGCGTTCTTCGCTCTGGCGCAGGGCCGCTTCTACCTGAATTCGTTCCGTAATTTCTTCGCACACGGTGCTGATGCCCACTACCTGGCCACCCGCCTTGAGGGGCAAAAAGTGTTCTAGCCAGGTGCGCTGCACGCCGGGCTGGGCTGGGGTTTCTCCCTCAATTTTGACGTTGAGCAGCGGTTCTCCCGTTTGCAAAATCGGGCGCAGCAGGGTTTCAACCGCATCGCCCAGGACAGGAAACAGCTCCTGCACCCTGTGCCCCAGGTGGGCCTCGATGGGCAGTCCGTTGATGGCGGCCAGGTGCTGGTTGATGCGCACAAAGCGGAGATCGGTATCGAGCACGTTGAGGCCGATGGGGGCAGATTGATAGATGGCTTCGATTTCTGCCAGCTGCCGCTGCACCAGGGCCTCACTACGCTTGATGTCGTCGATGTTAGTAATGGTGCCAATCCAGCTAGTGATAGGGTGGTCTCCGTCGCGGGTGGGAACGGCTCGACAGATAAACCACTGGTACAGCCCATCCCACCGCCGAAAGCGGCACTCGGTTTCGAAGGGTGCTCCCGTGGCGATCGCACTCTGCCAGTCCGCCAGGGCGCGATCGCGATCCTCCGGGTGCACGGCGCTGGCCCTGGCCGCCCCGATCGACTCGGTTTCGCTCAGCCCGGTGTAGTCGTACCACCGCTGATTTCGATAGTTGATCGTGCCAGCAGCGTCGGCGGTCCAGATCATCTGGGGCATCGCTTCGGCCAGCTCTCGGTAGCGCTGCTGGCTGGCCTTGAGCGCGCTGGCATCGCGATTGCGTTCGGTAATGTCTAAAAACGCGCCCACCACCCCTCGAATGCAGTTCTGGTCATCTTGTAGCGGGGTGGCGTAGCAGAGCAGCTGGTGCAGGGTGCCATCGGGCAGCACAATGTCAAACTCGGCGTCGCGCACGTCAATACCCAATCGGCCCGCCATCTGCATGGGCAAATCCTCCACCGCTATTTCCCGTCCGTTTTGTAAGACGCGGTAGGCGGGCTTTTCGTGGGCGGGGGCGCTCTGGGAGATGTTTTTGCCCGGGTCCACGCCAAGCAGCTGACGCAGGTAGGCGTTGTTCTGCATCTGGGTGCAGGTCGCATCGGTGGCGATCGCAATTCCCACCGGCAGCAGCTCCAACAGGCTTTGCAGCTCCGCCACTCGGTTGGTCAGATCGCGGTTGAGCGCCTGAATCGATGTCTCATGGCGGCGCAACTGCGCCTGGCTGAGGGTGAGTTCTTGGCGCAGTTCGGCATTGGCGATCGCACTGCGCATGGCCAGACGCAGGTCGTCGGGGGTCATGCGGTTTTTGACCAAATAATCGGCGGCCCCGCTCTTAAAGACCCTAGCGGCGAGAACGGCATCGTCGTCGTCAATCACCACGACGGGCGGGCAGCGATCGCCCATCTGCGTCTTTAGCTGACAGAGCAGGGCAATGCTGTTGGAGTGAGGCCGCTCAGATCCTAAAAGAATGCCGTCAAACTGCTGCGTTTCAAACAGCGCTAGCGGTGGGTTGGGATGTCGACCTGGCCAAATCCTGTAGTCATAGCTGCTTTCTTGCTGGAGTTGCCGCCGGTAGTCCTCATCGCGCTCTTCTGAATCAGCAATGACAAGGATTGTTCGACAAGTTGGCATCGTGAAACCTACCCAATGGCTAAGGCAAAGCGATTGAAGCCGCAGAATAGAATTGAATTTTTAATAAAAGTTTTTGATATAGCTAACTATTATAGCGTTCTGATATTTAGCCCATTGCAGTGAGTTGATAAGATTTATGGAAAACCTCAGTTAGCTAGTAAGTAGGTAGCCTCAATTAAACGATGCTGTAGGGGTTGTTGTGGCGACAGCCCAACGCACCGCCCGGATTAGCTTCGGTGCGTCACGCATGGCGGTGACACACCCTACGAATAATTGTGCTCACCAACTAATAGCGGATTTCACTCGGGTAAAGTACACCGCGATGCGCCCCCCTGCCCCCCTGATCAAGGGGGATAAAGCGTGAAACTTAGACAGCTAGGTACTGGGGGGATCTAGAACTCGGCAACTGTGTACCTCCCTCTATTAAGAACCGCTATAGTGTGCTCATCTAAATTTTGGGGATACCAACGATGAACATTGGACTGAGTTGACGTAGCAGTCCCACATGAGATGTAAAAATTCGCCGTACCGGCGAGAGGCCTGCGCGGCTGAGACACCCGTTGTACCTCTACAAATTCGTTGGGATCCCTATAGGTGGATAAGGCGAAAGCCCACAATATAGCGATCTGCACGCTCAACGTCTGAATTACACCCCTGAACCAGTCACACAAACAAGTCGGGGGAGTTGCGGTGGCGGCCTACCTGGTAGATCAGCAGTAGGGCAATCACCACGCCGACTAGACCTGCCGCGATCGCACTCACCATCGCCTGAATCGCAATCATGCTAGAAGGAGTAATCAGCCCGCCGGGCACCGCCGCCGCGCCAGGGGTGACTACTGTAGTGCCCTGGGGAATGGTCAGCATGGTAATGCTCAGCATCGTCACCCGCCACAGGGCCAGCAGCACGCCGATCGCCATCAGCGCCAGGTTGCTCAGCAATCCCAGCTTGAGGTAGCGCTTCACTGCTGACTTAGCCGGACGCAGATCGGGGTTTTCGAGCCGCCGCGCCATGCGAATGTAGCGAAAACACCAGTAGATGCTGAACAGCAAAATGGCTAACCCCAGCACCGCCAGCCACAATCCCCAGGACGATCGCACATTGCGCCACTGGGGGTTGAGCATTAGGCGGGCGATCACCACCAGCAGCGGCATCACCCCCAAAAGCGACTGAAGTATTAACCCAGCCCAGCCCAGCGTGCGGCAGTGGCGGGCAATCTGGGCCGGGCTGGGGCTAGAGGGTTTAGCGCGGAGGAAGTCAAACATGGGGAAGGCGGCCAGGGGAGAATTAGCAAATTCTGAAGAGATTCGGCCTAGGTTGAGGAGATCGCACTGACTGATTCAGGCTGTAATGCACAGGCCGTAATGCAACAGCGCCTTCGTTTTGAATAGCGAGGCGAAAGAATTCTCATCCTCCTCGACCGCCCTTTCTATCTAAGACCTAACTCATAGGAATTTCATAGGAAGTTTGGCGATGATGGTGCCTAACATCCTCCCTGGGGCTTAAATTTATTTGAGATTTAGGGGGTCGCCCTGGGAGTTCAAGCAAGAATTGAGCTACTTTCGCCAGCAGGACAGCACCGTGAGCGCAGAAGTCAACCGCCTAGCAGAGACCCGATCTAAACTTGCCCCCTGGCAAAAATGGGGACCCTACCTGAGTGAGCGCCAGTGGGGCACTGTGCGCGAAGACTACAGCAGCGACGGCAACGCTTGGGATTATTTCCCCCACGACCAGGCGCGATCGCGGGCCTACCGCTGGGGTGAAGACGGCCTCGGCGGCATTACCGACGACCATAACCTGCTGTGCTTTGCGATCGCTCTGTGGAACGGTAACGACCCAATTCTCAAAGAGCGGCTGTTTGGCCTCACCAACAGCCAGGGCAACCACGGCGAAGACGTGAAGGAGTACTACTTCTACCTGGATAGTACTCCCACCCACTCCTACATGAAGTACTTGTATAAGTATCCCCAGGCCGAGTTTCCCTACCAGGATCTAGTCGAGACCAACGCCCAGCGCAACCGCTACGAGCTGGAGTACGAACTGCTGGATACAGGCATTTTTGACGACGATCGCTACTTTGACGTGTTTGTGGAGTACGCCAAGGCCGACGCCGAAGACGTGCTGATTCAAATCAGCGTTGCCAACCGGGGGCCAGAGGCAGCGCCGCTGCACCTGCTGCCCACCCTGTGGTTTCGCAACACCTGGTCGTGGCGAGAAACCGGCGAAAAGCCCGTGCTCAAAGCCCTGGGCCATGGGGCGGTGCAGGCCAGCATCACTAATCCAGTGCTGACCCCGCTCATGACCGACTACTACTTCTACTGCGATGCCGGGGTGCCGCTGCTGTTTACCGAAAACGAAACCAACGCCGAGCGGGTGTTTGGCACCCCCAACCCCAGCCCCTACGTCAAAGACGGCATCAAC is a genomic window of Nodosilinea sp. E11 containing:
- a CDS encoding DUF3611 family protein; translation: MFDFLRAKPSSPSPAQIARHCRTLGWAGLILQSLLGVMPLLVVIARLMLNPQWRNVRSSWGLWLAVLGLAILLFSIYWCFRYIRMARRLENPDLRPAKSAVKRYLKLGLLSNLALMAIGVLLALWRVTMLSITMLTIPQGTTVVTPGAAAVPGGLITPSSMIAIQAMVSAIAAGLVGVVIALLLIYQVGRHRNSPDLFV
- a CDS encoding PAS domain S-box protein; amino-acid sequence: MPTCRTILVIADSEERDEDYRRQLQQESSYDYRIWPGRHPNPPLALFETQQFDGILLGSERPHSNSIALLCQLKTQMGDRCPPVVVIDDDDAVLAARVFKSGAADYLVKNRMTPDDLRLAMRSAIANAELRQELTLSQAQLRRHETSIQALNRDLTNRVAELQSLLELLPVGIAIATDATCTQMQNNAYLRQLLGVDPGKNISQSAPAHEKPAYRVLQNGREIAVEDLPMQMAGRLGIDVRDAEFDIVLPDGTLHQLLCYATPLQDDQNCIRGVVGAFLDITERNRDASALKASQQRYRELAEAMPQMIWTADAAGTINYRNQRWYDYTGLSETESIGAARASAVHPEDRDRALADWQSAIATGAPFETECRFRRWDGLYQWFICRAVPTRDGDHPITSWIGTITNIDDIKRSEALVQRQLAEIEAIYQSAPIGLNVLDTDLRFVRINQHLAAINGLPIEAHLGHRVQELFPVLGDAVETLLRPILQTGEPLLNVKIEGETPAQPGVQRTWLEHFLPLKAGGQVVGISTVCEEITERIQVEAALRQSEERFRDMADNAPAMIWVTDPTGHCTYLNRGWYDFTGQTQATALGFGWLDAVHPEDSEASKTVFLRANERREGFRLEYRLRHRDGSYHWAIDAANPWFDSEGQFKGFIGSVIDISDRKWAEEALQGSEDRLRLTLESAELGTWDFNPLTKTLTWDDQCKAMFGLPPSAEVTWEVFLAGLHPDDRDRTDQVVLQSLDPTGSGDYDMEYRTVGLEDGIERWIAAKGKAFFNPAGVAIRFIGTVLNITEKKRAEAERDLLLQREQTARAEAERANRIKDEFLAVLSHELRSPLNPILGWAKLLQTRKLDDTKTAAALATIERNAILQTQLIDDLLDIAKILRGKLSLNVTSVNLAFVIEAAIETVATAAAAKSISLCPELPNIGQVSGDAARLQQIVWNLLSNAVKFTPRGGRVDIVLERVGEQANITVKDTGRGINPDFLPHIFETFRQEDASITRQYGGLGLGLAIVRQLVESHGGTIAVDSPGEELGAWFTVQLPLLTAEPDGLSPQALPQSALDLTGLRILTVDDDPDARELLSTILTQYGAEVLSVDTASAVLANLASFQPDLLISDIGMPEVDGCSLIQQVRSLPPEQGGQIPAIALTAYAREEDYEQSICSGFQAHVTKPLEPERLVQALVALIGSPQNQAPELAHLI